The nucleotide sequence CATCTGTAGGGATAAGATAAGCAACAAAGTCCTCTAACATTCCTGGTAATTGATTATTAGGCATTATCCAAACGCCAATTTTAGGTAATTCTGCTTGTGTATGTATCCAACCTTCAGGACTAGGAATATTAGGAATATTTTGATAGCCTACTATTTCAAGTTTACTTCTAATAGAGTGCCATCTAGCTTGTAAATCTTGATCGGCATCTACAACTATGCCTAATGTTTGTAGTCTTTTTTGTTCTAATTTATTTGGTAAACCTTCTAGAAGAATTTCAACGCCGCCCATTTCATCTTCTTCTTTAGGAACTTCTATAGAAAAAGTTTCGGGAATTTGATACCGTTCACATAATGCCCAAATAACGTGCCTATCATCTTTTCCTTCTACTAACAATTGTTGAGATTTAGGTTTAGGCGGCTGTATTCTTTTTGGCATTAGCGAACCTCAATACTTTGACGAACAGCAATATCTATATCTTCTGCGGTATATTCAACAGAACGAAGTTTACCATATTTTTTATCTAATCTGAATAATTTGGCAACCGATTTATCTTCTATGCCCTCTAAAGCCTCTTGTAAGGCACAAATACAGTCCCAACTATGAGTAGTGGCAAAGATTTGTATATTTAATTCTTTTGCTGTCTCTATGAGTAAGCGCCACATATCAGTTTGAGCTTCATAATGCAATCCTGTTTCTATTTCATCAACTAACAATATTCCATTTTCTACTGTTAAGCATGACATAGCGAGTTGAAATATTTTTTTCATTCCTGATCCCATACTACTTAAAGGAATAGGGCTATCACTATCTTTAATTCTTAGTCTAACTTGTGGAGGAGTATGACTCACTGTTAAAGCTATTTTTTGTAAGTTAGGAATAATTATTTTTAATGAATCTAGAACTATATCTTCTTTAGGAGTTAAGTTGATT is from Gloeothece verrucosa PCC 7822 and encodes:
- a CDS encoding DUF3226 domain-containing protein, coding for MPKRIQPPKPKSQQLLVEGKDDRHVIWALCERYQIPETFSIEVPKEEDEMGGVEILLEGLPNKLEQKRLQTLGIVVDADQDLQARWHSIRSKLEIVGYQNIPNIPSPEGWIHTQAELPKIGVWIMPNNQLPGMLEDFVAYLIPTDDQLHPKAIEILEHLEELTIHRYAEVKRPKALIHTWLAWQEKPGMPMGQAITAQVLTCNSTISETFINWLNSLFNSQDTDT